One part of the Polycyclovorans algicola TG408 genome encodes these proteins:
- a CDS encoding cation:proton antiporter: MPELTLTSAFSEIALLLLLAALAGAVAVRLKQPVLIAYIVLGIAVGPAGFSLVQASAEIHLLSQVGVAVLLFVVGLKLDLHHIRHIGAVAVATGLGQLAFTIFFGFGLVLLLGKSPMEAVYIAVALTFSSTIIIVKLLSDKRELDSLYGRIAIGFLIVQDIAVVVAMMTMSAMSGADEDTAIGMVAVQLAGRLIAAGALMFVLMRYVLPKLVETMARSQELLLIFAIAWGVGLAALGEWAGFSREAGAFLAGFSLASTSYREAINARLTGIRDFLLLFFFIDLGAQLELSVLGDELLSAGVLSLFVLIGNPLIVMAIMGYMGYRKRTGFLAGLTVAQISEFSIVFVAMGISLGHVGREALGLTTLVGLVTITVSSYMIVYSHRLYEWLAPVLGVFERARPVRELVVEASRQPGAEPRIIIFGLGRYGERLLRQLQARGVPVLGIEFDPEIVRRLRHQRLPVRFGDGEDPGFIESLPLAGVEWVITSLPLWDANRGLLHALAEGGYRGPIAGVVRDHAHGDQLKAAGVTRVMNPYLDAADHAARRFADELHIEGA, encoded by the coding sequence ATGCCCGAACTCACCCTGACCAGCGCGTTCTCCGAGATTGCCCTGCTGCTGCTGTTGGCGGCCCTGGCGGGTGCGGTCGCCGTACGACTCAAGCAGCCCGTGCTGATCGCCTACATCGTGCTCGGCATTGCCGTGGGTCCGGCCGGGTTTTCATTGGTGCAGGCCAGCGCCGAGATCCATCTGCTGTCACAGGTCGGTGTTGCGGTGTTGCTGTTCGTGGTGGGGCTCAAGCTGGACCTGCACCATATTCGCCACATTGGCGCGGTGGCGGTTGCCACCGGCCTCGGGCAACTGGCGTTCACCATCTTTTTCGGCTTCGGGCTGGTGCTGCTGCTCGGCAAGTCACCGATGGAGGCGGTCTATATCGCCGTGGCGCTGACGTTTTCCAGCACCATCATCATCGTCAAGCTGCTGTCCGACAAACGTGAGCTGGACTCGCTCTACGGCCGCATCGCCATCGGTTTTCTGATCGTGCAGGACATCGCCGTGGTGGTGGCGATGATGACCATGAGCGCCATGAGCGGTGCCGACGAAGACACCGCCATCGGCATGGTGGCAGTGCAACTGGCCGGCCGTCTGATCGCCGCCGGCGCGCTGATGTTCGTGCTGATGCGCTACGTGCTGCCGAAGCTGGTGGAAACCATGGCGCGCTCGCAGGAGCTGCTGCTGATCTTCGCCATCGCCTGGGGCGTGGGACTGGCCGCACTTGGCGAGTGGGCAGGCTTCAGCCGCGAGGCGGGGGCATTTCTGGCCGGCTTCTCGCTGGCATCGACGAGCTACCGCGAGGCCATCAACGCACGGCTGACCGGCATTCGTGACTTCCTGCTGCTGTTCTTCTTCATCGACCTCGGTGCCCAACTGGAGTTGTCGGTGCTCGGCGACGAGCTGCTTTCGGCCGGCGTGCTGTCGCTGTTCGTTTTAATCGGCAATCCGCTGATCGTCATGGCCATCATGGGTTACATGGGCTACCGCAAGCGCACCGGGTTTCTGGCGGGCCTGACGGTGGCGCAGATCAGCGAGTTCTCCATCGTCTTCGTCGCCATGGGCATTTCGCTGGGCCATGTTGGACGCGAAGCGCTGGGCCTGACCACGCTGGTGGGCCTGGTCACCATCACCGTGTCCAGCTACATGATCGTCTACTCGCACCGGCTCTATGAGTGGCTGGCGCCGGTGCTGGGCGTATTTGAACGCGCCCGCCCGGTGCGCGAGCTGGTGGTCGAGGCCAGCCGTCAGCCGGGGGCCGAACCGCGCATCATCATCTTCGGACTGGGGCGCTACGGCGAGCGGCTGCTGCGTCAGTTGCAGGCGCGCGGGGTGCCGGTACTGGGCATCGAGTTTGATCCCGAAATCGTCCGCCGACTGCGACATCAACGTCTGCCGGTGCGCTTCGGCGATGGCGAAGACCCCGGCTTCATCGAATCGCTGCCGCTGGCCGGCGTCGAGTGGGTGATCACCAGCCTGCCGCTGTGGGACGCCAACCGCGGGCTGCTGCACGCGCTCGCCGAAGGCGGCTATCGCGGCCCCATCGCCGGCGTGGTGCGCGACCACGCACATGGCGACCAGCTCAAGGCCGCCGGCGTCACCCGCGTCATGAACCCCTACCTGGATGCCGCCGATCACGCGGCGCGGCGCTTTGCCGACGAGTTGCACATTGAGGGCGCCTGA
- a CDS encoding PhzF family phenazine biosynthesis protein — protein sequence MPFPFFQVDAFTRRAFSGNPAAVCLLESWPDDALLQALAAENNLSETAYLVPEGADWRLRWFTPTTEVDLCGHATLAAAQVLAETQAGDATQWQFLTRSGRLTCTAEGGAWCLTLPVLRLTPGEVPDLPGVPVLEAFVGMDTVLVLADADAVRGFDPEWARHPAFAGVRGLCVTAQGDAPGVDFVSRFFAPNAGIAEDPVTGSAHCALAPYWATRLGRKRLRARQLSARGGDVDCEVDGQTVRLRGHAVTVIRGTVTLDRWN from the coding sequence ATGCCTTTTCCCTTTTTTCAAGTCGACGCGTTCACGCGTCGCGCCTTCTCGGGCAACCCGGCGGCGGTCTGCTTGCTGGAGAGCTGGCCAGACGACGCCCTTCTGCAGGCCCTCGCGGCCGAAAACAATCTGTCAGAAACCGCCTATCTGGTGCCCGAGGGGGCAGATTGGCGACTGCGCTGGTTCACGCCCACCACCGAGGTGGACCTGTGCGGCCATGCGACCTTGGCGGCGGCACAGGTGCTCGCTGAAACGCAGGCGGGTGACGCGACCCAATGGCAGTTCCTGACCCGCAGCGGGCGCCTGACCTGCACCGCCGAGGGTGGCGCCTGGTGCTTGACGTTGCCGGTGCTGCGGCTGACGCCCGGTGAGGTTCCCGATCTGCCCGGCGTGCCAGTGCTTGAGGCGTTCGTCGGCATGGACACGGTGCTGGTGCTCGCCGATGCCGATGCGGTGCGCGGCTTCGACCCTGAGTGGGCGCGACATCCGGCCTTTGCCGGCGTGCGGGGCCTGTGTGTGACTGCGCAGGGCGACGCGCCGGGGGTGGATTTCGTCAGCCGCTTCTTCGCACCGAACGCGGGCATTGCCGAGGACCCGGTCACCGGCTCGGCACACTGCGCGCTGGCGCCTTATTGGGCGACACGGCTGGGCCGCAAAAGATTGAGGGCGCGGCAACTCTCGGCGCGTGGCGGCGACGTGGACTGTGAAGTGGACGGCCAGACCGTGCGGCTGCGCGGTCACGCCGTCACCGTCATTCGCGGGACGGTGACGTTGGACCGTTGGAACTGA
- a CDS encoding DMT family transporter, translating to MTPIFSSASAGGLLFVLLWSSGYLGAHFALQGFAPFTATVLRFAGSALIIGVWVALRRSAGPAPTKPDLLRAALAGLFLQAGFFGFTYAAMHTGASAAAAGLIAGLMPLLTALGGRVFLGESLGRYTVPGALIGLTGVGLVLTPMLATPGTLLGLMLALCALASLSGGTLLQRRHPVALEPRTALLVQLLVALVILLPFAALEGFAMTPTPAAIAGVVWVTLINSCCGLLLYLWLLRTGSARVVSGWFYLVPPVTGVMAMLVLGDRFGLWQWTGFALAAVGVWLAQRGPALSSNGPTSPSRE from the coding sequence ATGACGCCCATCTTCTCATCCGCCTCCGCCGGCGGCCTGCTGTTCGTTCTGCTGTGGAGCAGCGGCTACCTGGGCGCGCATTTCGCGCTGCAGGGCTTCGCGCCGTTCACCGCCACCGTGCTGCGCTTTGCCGGCTCGGCGCTGATCATCGGCGTGTGGGTGGCCTTGCGTCGCAGCGCAGGCCCGGCGCCGACAAAACCCGACCTGCTGCGCGCGGCGCTGGCTGGACTGTTCCTGCAGGCCGGCTTCTTCGGCTTCACCTACGCGGCGATGCATACCGGCGCTTCGGCCGCCGCCGCCGGGCTCATCGCCGGCCTGATGCCACTGCTCACCGCCCTCGGTGGCCGGGTGTTTCTCGGCGAGTCGCTGGGCCGTTACACCGTGCCGGGCGCGCTCATCGGCCTGACCGGCGTCGGGCTGGTGCTGACGCCGATGCTGGCCACACCCGGCACCCTGCTGGGCCTGATGCTCGCGCTCTGCGCACTGGCCTCGCTCAGCGGCGGCACGCTGCTGCAGCGGCGGCATCCGGTCGCACTGGAGCCGCGCACCGCACTGCTGGTGCAGCTGCTGGTGGCGCTGGTGATTCTGCTGCCCTTTGCCGCACTCGAAGGCTTTGCCATGACCCCAACCCCAGCCGCCATCGCCGGCGTGGTGTGGGTGACCTTGATCAACTCCTGCTGCGGCCTGTTGCTCTACCTGTGGCTGCTGCGGACCGGCAGCGCACGCGTGGTGTCGGGCTGGTTTTACCTGGTGCCGCCGGTGACCGGGGTCATGGCGATGCTGGTCCTCGGCGATCGCTTCGGGCTCTGGCAATGGACCGGCTTTGCGCTCGCGGCGGTCGGCGTGTGGCTGGCGCAGCGCGGCCCGGCGCTCAGTTCCAACGGTCCAACGTCACCGTCCCGCGAATGA
- a CDS encoding DUF2062 domain-containing protein: MPAQSGLKARLRGWLLQGLTPEQLAHAIALGVVIGCIPALGVSTFLCAAIAQWRGINHAVIQAVNYAAYPLQLLLILPLWRAGEWLFGMAPLPLLDVPALVARFEADLWGAAADYLWVAAAGVVVWALLAAPVTVLIAAVVRPLLQRFARRQTAQ, translated from the coding sequence GTGCCGGCGCAATCCGGCCTCAAGGCGCGCCTGCGCGGCTGGTTGCTGCAAGGCCTGACGCCCGAACAGCTTGCGCACGCCATCGCGCTTGGGGTGGTCATCGGCTGCATCCCGGCACTCGGGGTTTCAACGTTCTTGTGCGCGGCCATCGCGCAGTGGCGCGGCATCAATCACGCGGTCATCCAGGCGGTGAACTACGCCGCCTACCCGCTGCAACTGCTGCTGATTCTGCCGCTGTGGCGCGCCGGGGAATGGCTGTTTGGCATGGCGCCACTGCCGCTGCTGGACGTGCCTGCACTGGTCGCGCGCTTCGAGGCCGACCTATGGGGTGCGGCGGCCGACTATCTGTGGGTGGCGGCGGCCGGTGTCGTGGTGTGGGCGCTGCTGGCGGCGCCGGTCACTGTGCTGATTGCCGCTGTTGTCCGACCTTTGTTGCAGCGCTTCGCACGCAGGCAGACCGCACAATAG
- a CDS encoding DUF1475 family protein: MKTRLTVFSVVVLAGILAATSWATSVVALAPAIAEIIDNPTAGFNAWQWATLVDAYLAFAWFYVWVAYKEPGWGARIGWLLAILLTGNMAMAVYMLLQLRGLPDNATAADVLLRRA, from the coding sequence GTGAAAACCCGGCTGACGGTGTTCTCGGTGGTGGTGCTGGCCGGCATTCTGGCCGCCACCTCCTGGGCAACCTCAGTGGTCGCCCTTGCCCCGGCGATTGCCGAGATCATCGACAACCCGACGGCCGGCTTCAATGCCTGGCAGTGGGCAACGCTGGTCGATGCCTATCTCGCCTTCGCGTGGTTCTACGTCTGGGTCGCCTACAAAGAGCCCGGCTGGGGGGCGCGCATCGGCTGGTTGCTGGCCATCTTGCTGACCGGCAACATGGCGATGGCGGTGTACATGCTGCTGCAACTTCGCGGCCTGCCCGACAACGCCACGGCCGCAGACGTGCTGTTGCGACGTGCCTGA
- a CDS encoding SAM-dependent methyltransferase, with the protein MKDPHAPDKSEPRPLPRDGFSPELPESLKADGGMTLGLRMLRYMLRGVRIGTLDVTWPNGVQDRFGGAERPDLHGVLNIHNGAMIRHVLKNGEVGFGEAYLDNCWDSPDLARVLQVMYLNEPHYKGPFEKNPIGRFAAWLGHKFKSNTKSGSKKNIEYHYDLGNEFYKMWLDETMAYSSGMFITPNETLMDAQLNKFRLMYERLDLKPEHTLLEIGSGWGGFAIYAAQHSGCRVHSITLSREQLAEAEIRAARAGLADRISFELRDYRDVTETYDRVVSIEMYEAVGEEYWPGYFKAIHKALKPGGIAAIQGITINPAIFDQYRAKRDFIQKYIFPGGMLCPPGRFQDLAAKAGLTPDNPRFFAKDYADTLAHWDRKVLGVRDKIVQQFDERFLRMWRYYLAYCECGFRVGSIDLMQISLKRAA; encoded by the coding sequence ATGAAAGACCCCCACGCGCCTGACAAATCAGAACCCCGTCCGCTGCCCCGCGACGGCTTCTCGCCCGAGTTGCCCGAGTCCCTGAAGGCCGATGGCGGTATGACCCTGGGTCTGCGCATGTTGCGTTACATGTTGCGTGGCGTCCGCATCGGCACGCTCGACGTCACCTGGCCCAACGGCGTGCAGGACCGATTTGGCGGGGCCGAGCGTCCCGACCTGCACGGCGTGCTCAACATCCACAACGGCGCGATGATTCGGCACGTGCTGAAAAACGGTGAAGTCGGCTTTGGCGAGGCCTACCTCGACAACTGCTGGGACTCGCCCGACCTCGCCCGCGTGCTGCAGGTGATGTACCTCAACGAGCCACATTACAAAGGTCCGTTCGAGAAAAACCCCATCGGCCGGTTCGCCGCGTGGCTCGGTCACAAGTTCAAGTCCAACACCAAATCGGGCTCGAAGAAAAATATCGAGTACCACTACGACCTCGGCAACGAGTTCTACAAGATGTGGCTGGACGAAACGATGGCCTACAGCTCGGGCATGTTCATCACGCCCAACGAGACGCTGATGGACGCACAGCTCAACAAGTTTCGCCTGATGTACGAGCGGCTGGACCTGAAACCCGAGCACACGTTGCTGGAAATTGGCTCCGGCTGGGGCGGTTTTGCCATCTACGCGGCACAGCACTCAGGCTGCCGGGTGCATTCCATTACCCTGTCGCGCGAGCAGCTCGCCGAAGCCGAAATCCGCGCCGCCCGCGCCGGGCTGGCCGACCGCATCAGCTTCGAGCTACGCGACTATCGCGACGTGACGGAAACCTACGATCGGGTCGTCTCCATCGAGATGTACGAAGCGGTCGGCGAGGAATATTGGCCGGGCTATTTCAAGGCCATCCACAAGGCGCTCAAACCTGGAGGCATTGCGGCGATTCAGGGCATCACCATCAACCCGGCCATCTTTGACCAGTACCGGGCCAAGCGCGATTTCATCCAGAAGTACATCTTTCCCGGCGGCATGCTCTGCCCGCCCGGCCGATTCCAGGACCTTGCCGCCAAGGCCGGCCTGACGCCGGACAACCCGCGCTTCTTTGCCAAGGACTACGCCGACACGCTGGCCCACTGGGACCGCAAGGTCCTCGGCGTGCGCGACAAGATCGTCCAGCAGTTCGACGAACGCTTTCTGCGCATGTGGCGTTATTACCTTGCCTACTGCGAATGCGGCTTCCGCGTCGGCAGCATCGACCTGATGCAGATCAGCCTCAAGCGCGCGGCGTGA
- a CDS encoding DUF1365 domain-containing protein, whose product MSDAALYPARVMHRRHVKPFYRFVYRIFYLLVDIDKLDAIAARTRGFSVDHFNLASLRRRDFGDQSGDLRGWAEGVLAERGVQLGGGRIRLLALPRLLGWGFNPIAIWYCEHADGDLRAVIAEVHNTFGERHHYVLASDGKPLAYDQPHAKDKNFHVSPFFDLVGRYHFTLSAPAERLRVAIHETREGAPLMDAILAAERVALTSGSLLSHSLRMPWMTLKVVLGIHWEALKLWLRGARYHAKPSPPEHETS is encoded by the coding sequence GTGAGCGACGCCGCCCTCTACCCCGCCAGGGTGATGCACCGGCGCCACGTGAAACCGTTTTACCGGTTCGTTTATCGCATCTTTTACCTGCTGGTCGACATCGACAAACTCGACGCCATCGCCGCGCGCACCCGCGGCTTTTCCGTCGACCATTTCAACCTCGCAAGCTTGCGGCGGCGTGACTTTGGCGATCAGTCCGGCGACCTGCGCGGCTGGGCCGAGGGCGTGCTGGCCGAACGGGGCGTGCAACTGGGCGGCGGCCGCATCCGCCTGCTGGCCCTGCCGCGCCTGCTCGGCTGGGGTTTCAACCCGATCGCCATCTGGTACTGCGAGCACGCCGACGGCGACCTGCGCGCGGTGATTGCCGAAGTGCACAACACCTTCGGCGAGCGCCATCACTACGTGCTCGCATCCGACGGCAAACCGCTGGCGTATGACCAGCCACACGCCAAAGACAAAAACTTCCACGTGTCGCCCTTCTTCGATCTGGTTGGCCGCTATCACTTCACGCTTTCGGCACCTGCCGAGCGCCTGCGTGTCGCCATTCATGAAACCCGCGAGGGTGCACCGTTGATGGACGCCATCCTGGCCGCCGAGCGCGTCGCGCTGACCAGCGGCAGTCTTTTGTCCCACAGTCTGCGCATGCCATGGATGACCCTGAAAGTGGTGCTAGGCATTCACTGGGAAGCGCTGAAACTGTGGCTACGCGGTGCCCGTTACCACGCCAAACCCTCGCCTCCCGAGCACGAGACCAGTTGA